The Opisthocomus hoazin isolate bOpiHoa1 chromosome 25, bOpiHoa1.hap1, whole genome shotgun sequence genome contains the following window.
AAACAGGGCGCGGGGCCCTGGTTATGGTCGAGGATCGCGCTCGTTTTCCCCAGCAGTACGGTAACCGGACGGAGATCAGCCGGTAGCACCACGGCAACGAGCGGCAACCGCCGGCGTACTCACCCTCCGCGCCCCAGGTCCCGCCAGCCCCGCTCTTCTCTCTCCGCAACCCCGGGGACGCGGACGAAGCCACCCGCTGCCAGCTGCCCCGGGAGGAGGAACCGGCAGCCGGCTGACGTGGGCCGTGATGGGCCGCAGACCCTTTTAATTACAGTAATTGCCGCCGGCGGGGCAGCAGAGCCCATAAAGCGCCGGTGcccgccccaccccgccccgcgCAGGCCCAGCCCTCACCCGAGTGGATGCCGAGGTCGCCGAGCCGCCGCTCGCCGTCGCTGAGGTCCAGGCTCCGCGGCGGGAAGCCGAGCAGGAGGCGCTGGGCCGGGGCGGGGACGCCGGTGAGGGCGGCCAGGGCAGCCTGCATGTCGCGGAGGCGGGAGTGGGCCGTCAGGCCGGGAAGCGGCTGGGAGCCGCTCCGGGCCTTGCAGCGCAGCCGCAGCATcctcggcggggccgcgccgccgcccctccgcccgccgcttCCGCTTCCTGCCACGCCCACTCTCGCGAGACCTCCCGCCGCGCCCCGTCATTGGCCGGCCCGCGGCCAATCGCGTCGGCGGGGGAAGCGGTCGCGGCGCGCCGAGCTTGTTTGCGTGGGCGGAGCGCGCCCGCTCCTGTGACGTGTGCCGGCGTGCGATTTGCATGTGATTTGCATGCGATTTGCATGCGGCGCGGAGCTATGGCGGCGCGGGACGGCGGCCCCACGCGGGGCAGGGCTGGCGCGGCGCGCGGTGGCGGCGGGAAGAAATGCTGTGAGtgacccggggtgggggggaaggttgGGGTAGTTAACTgaggggggtggtggggagggaacCGGGGGGCTTGGAACCCCGCGCCCCTTCCCTCAGCGGCagctgccgcccgccccgctgcccgccgcacCCGTGGGTGCGCGGGTTCGGCCCTCCCGCCGGTGCCCGGcccttctccccccgccccccccattgCTCTGACCTCTGGGGGCCGTCGGCAccccccgggctgctgctgctgctccccagacccccctcctccccgggcgCTCTTGAGCCTAATGTTACCTGTTACCTCATGAACATTCAATTTTTGTGGAGAATTTTTGTTAAAAAGCCACCTTTCTCATCTTTCTTAcgccctgggcagcccctgcccggccgGTCGCTGTTCCCGAGGCGCattgggcacagcagctgcactGGTGCTCGTCTGCCTTGTTAGCAGAGTGATCAATTAACAGCAAGGCCCAGGCAGCGAGCCCGGCGGTGGTCTGTCCGTCCTCggggggacccccgggctggCCCCCCGCTCCGCCGTGCTGCTGACGGCTCCCGGGGTTCGCTTCTCCGCAGCCTGGGCTTCCTACATGACCAACTCCCCGACGCTGATCGTGATGATCGGCCTGCCCGCCCGCGGCAAGACCTACGTCTCCAAGAAGCTCACCCGCTACCTCAACTGGATCGGGGTGCCCACCAAaggtgtgctgggggggggctctgcccggcgCCGCGGGGTCTGCCTGTGGGATGCCGCCAGCCTCACGCACGTGTCTCTTGTGTCCGAAGTGTTTAATCTAGGAGTGTATCGCCGGGAAGCGGTGAAGTCGTACAAGTCCTATGACTTCTTCAGGCACGACAACAAAGAAGCCATGGAGATCCGCAAGTGAGTCGACGTCGTTGGGGCCCAGCCGGTCTGCGGCGGTCTGGTCAGCCTCAGGTCTTGGCAGGCTCTGCATTCGAGGAGCACAAAATAGCATTTAATGCCTgggaaagcaggggaggagggaacGCAGCCCCGGCAGGGATCTTCCCTCCCGCATGAGGGACTTCTGTCTCATTGACTGCAGGCTGGCCCAAAGGGCAGGGGCTGCAAACGCCCCGCGGTGATGAAATATGAAGGAAGTTGTAGATACAGCTGCCTTATCTCTGCGGGGCCTCCAGGGCTCTTGGAAAGGTGCTGGGGTGGGTGCTCCATGGGCAGAGAGAAGGCATATAAATCTCTGACCGGCGGTTCCGGAGCCTTGCTGTGTGAAGGCTTCGCGGCAGCGCTGATGGTGCCCCTTTCTCTGCTGCAGGCGCTGTGCCTTAGTGGCTCTAGAAGACGTGAAGGCTTATCTCTTGGAGGAGTGCGGGCAAATAGCTGTAAGATTTTTCTTGGATTAAACGTGGTTTTATGTCCAGGTAGTTCAAAGCTGCCCAGGGCGTTTGGGGACCTGACTAGAATCCCAAATGATTTGGGGCTGGTTTAAAAGCCTTAGGGAAACTTGCTCATTGCTACTTATTCATTTTCTGGTAGGTGTTTGATGCGACCAACACAACTCGAGAAAGACGGGACCTGATCTTAAATTTTGctaaagaaaatgctttcaaGGTAGTGCTCATGTATTTTATTTGTAGTTGGAGCTGCTGCACCAAGGGGTATTACCTCTCCCTTGGGCAGAAGCTCTCAAGTTTTGATTCAGGGTAGAGATCTTGGCTCTGAAACACgcttccctgccttcctcctaGGTGTTTTTCGTGGAATCTGTTTGTGATGATCCAGAAGTCATTGCTGCCAATATCCTGGTGCGTGCTGCatttcccaggctcagctgctgctgcttaccATGGGAGCTCGGGTGCTTGGTGCAAGGTCACCAGCTGCTGTAGCTTATGAGAGTGTCTGCAAATGCCTTGCTCATAGTTTTCACCTTGGAAACAAGCAGCTGAGGTTTGCAGGTTTATAAAAGCTAGAGACACAGTCAGTCCTGTGAGAAATCAGATGAAGCTGAGAAGCGTTTGACCTTGAGGTGTGCTTTCTGGtcgggggaaggcaggcagcgaGTGGCTTGCAGGAACAGCTATGGCAAGCCAGGGCCAGCTGTGTCTGTCACGGGGCCAAGCACTGCAGTGCTCTCAGTCGCCCTTTGTTTCCCCTCTAGGAGCAGGTTTTTCCACAGGGCAAGTGCTAAACAATGCTCACTTGTTTGAAAAGGGAAGAATAATGTTATTCAGTCTTGCTTTTGCTCTGTGTCGAGTTTGCTTAGCTCTCACAAAGCGTCGCTGTCTGTTGATCAGGAAGTGAAAGTTTCCAGCCCCGACTACCCGGAGAGAAACCGGGAGAACGTGATGGACGATTTCCTGAAGAGGATTGAGTGCTACAAGGTCACTTACCAGCCTCTCGATCCCGACGCGTATGACAAGTAAGCAAAGCCCTGCGGTGCGTTTCGTCCTCTCACACGTGAGCTTGCTTGGCTTTGTCGCTGCTGTTCTCTGGCTCAGGATGCTGCAACGCGTCTGCTGCAGCCTCCGCTCCCCCAAAGCGTGATTGCTCGTGTGAAGGCGATATGCTCGGGTCCCGAGCGATTTGAAAGGATTTTTCTCTAGTGTGCTGCCGTGTGATGCAGCTCCTTGGTTAAGCACGGCAGTTCAGGGTCTCTTCTATCCGCTGGAGTGAGCCAGCGGCAGTGCAGATGCCTTTCCTAGGGGACAAATAGCTAGATTACACCCGCAGATGCACGTGCTTCATTTTTAAAACCAGTCGTGTGGGTGTTCTTATTTTATGTTGACTCCAGAGATCTTTCCTTCATTAAAGTGATCAATGTGGGACAGCGGTTCCTAGTAAACAGAGTCCAAGATTACATCCAGAGTAAAATCGTCTATTACCTAATGAACATTCATGTCCAGCCGCGTACCATCTACCTTTGCCGACATGGTGAGAGTGAATATAATCTTGTTGGCAAGATTGGTGGGGATTCTGGTCTGTCGCCGCGCGGGAAGCAGGTATGTGTTTGGCAGCACCGGGGTCGCTGTGTTTGTGAAGCGGTGTGTGCCCAGGGTCAGGGCCGGGCTCTGCATCCGCCTCCTgcgcggggcagccccgcagctggatCCTGCCGCGACAGCCACAGCCCTTGAAATGACGCTTTTAACGGCGGCAGCGGCTCCTGCTCCCTCCTGACCTCCCTGGGCTTCTTTGCAGTTCGCTCAGGCGCTGAAGAAGTTCATCGAAGAGCAGGAAATTGTGGATCTGAAGGTGTGGACGAGCCAGCTGAAAAGGACCATCCAGACGGCCGAGTCCCTGGACGTCACGTACGAGCAGTGGAAGATTCTCAATGAGATCGATGCTGTGAGTGAAATGCTGATTGGAGCCTTTAGCTTTTCTAGATGGAAagtaatgtttaaaaacaaattccTCACGATAAATTTGGTATATTTCCTATTTGTTTATAACCATGTCTGTATGTAATGTACTCCAGCCACCATCGTGAGGCTGAAGGTGGTTTGGTATGGGGCTGACAATGCCCGGGGCTGCTAGACCTTGGTGTGAACGTACCCAGCTGGTGTGGAGACAGAAAATAATATTGAACATTCCAGGCATTTGTCATGTTGTCCTGGGTGGACAAAGCTTCCTGCTCCCGTTCTAATTCtttcaggaaaaaggaaattgCAGGGTTGTTGCTGCGGAAATGAACGCTCGTTTTCATCCCTGGCAAGCAAGGGgtttgaaataaaaccaaaagcccGTCCTTTCCAATCCACCCTGGAGGTGTGGTGCACAAATGCTGAGCGTGTGGCCGTGTCAGATATGACACCCAGAATTCTTGTCACTTGAAGGGATCACCCATCTCAGCCGCTCTCTGCGTTTGCACTGTTGTGCCTCTGCTGAAGCGAAGCGTGGTGTAAGAAGTCCTTCTTCCCTCAGGGGGTGTGTGAAGAAATGACCTACGTGGAAATTGAAGCCAAGTATCCAGAGGAGTTTGCCTTGAGGGATCAAGAGAAATATCTTTATCGCTATCCTGGAGGAGAGGTGAAGGCCCTTAAAATGCAGTAACAGTAAGATACAGTATATGTAAGCCAAATACGTATGTGTAGAATTGGAGAACTTAACTTTTTCTGCCAGTAGTTGTCTGAGAAACTGAAAACATTAGGATCCCCAGTTCTCTTTTGGAGGAAaagtttcttgattttcttttttgtggtttGCAAACGCTGTCTTTCAGTGTTAATAATTGGCCACTTGTGTGTCCCTTGATGCTCCCCTCTGCTACCGAGGGGTTTCTGCATCGCGCGTGTCTGGCCGAGGCCTGAACTGTCACGATTTAAAAACATCTTGGAAGTAAAATGATTGTGGGTGTGGTATGAAGTCATTTCTCGTTTTACTTCACAACTTTGAAAGGtataatttactttttaaatttgtttttcttactgCACTCATTCAGAGTTACCAGTAGTCTGAATCCACCTGTAATCTGAGAGTTGCTGATGTTAAATTTCaacttctgtttgcttgtgtATTTACCAGATTATCTGTAACTTCCACATTTTGATATTTTAACTGACATTTTCCTGTGTATGAAGCTGTGTTAATTCCTGCTTTTGCTTTAAGCCTCTGTTTACTAAACCCCTTGAAAAATTCGTGGTTTGTTTTTCAGTCCTACCAGGACCTGGTCCAGCGCCTGGAGCCGGTAATTATGGAACTAGAACGGCAAGGCAACGTCCTCGTTATCTCCCACCAGGCGGTTATGAGGTGCCTGTTGGCTTATTTTCTTGACAAGAGCGCAGGTACAAAAATAAATGCGTGATGCTAGGGGCTGGCTTCTCTCACTGCTTCCCTTACAGAGCGTTTTGGGAGGGTGGCTTGTAATTACTGTTTTGATTTTTCGCAATGGAAGAgctgcttaaaaaaacaaaaaaaaaaagaaaaaaaggaaacgttTCTGGAATACATTAACCATCGCGTTTCAGCAGTGTGCCGAGCTGAGCAAGAAGCTCTCTTTGCGAGAAGCGCAGATGCGTGCGTTGCTGGCTTTCTGCTCAGCCGTTGTTTCTGGAgctgtttccagcagcagcaTTTACACAGCCTCTGTGGGgttatatttttaatgtaaagaaCAAGTTTTCCGATGCGTCGGTAGCCCGTGAAGGGTTGGCAGTAGTGCTGCAGCTCAGCAAAACGCTGATGCCTTGCGTGGCGTGCTGGCCTGGGAGCTGGTTCCAGTCTGCTGCAAGCTACGTTATTAAACTGCAGTGGGTTGTACTGCAGTTTAATAAAAAGCTCATAAACTGTAATAAAGTTTGAAATAAAACTGGCTAGGGTCCGTGGTGGCTATGGTAGCGGTGCTTTCCCAGCGGTGtgcagctggtggggctggggtggggggtcagCCTGGTGCCAGTGGGAGAGCggccgaggggctggggctgcagcactaCCCGGCCCGGTGCAAGGCACTGGGCGGTCGGCGTCCGGTTTTTGCTGGGTGCAGGGCCCTGCCGAAGGCTGGGGAGAGCGGGGTGGCTGTTGTGGGCTGCCCTGATCCCCCTGTAACGCTCACCTCTGTCCTAGACAAGCTGCCCTACCTGCGCTGCCCGCTCCACACCATTCTCAAGCTCACGCCTGTCGCCTACGGTAAGTACCgtcttttttttgttccccctctAGAGTGTATATTAAAACACAGTGCTGGAGAGTGGGAAGGTTTGGGGGGGACAGTGGGAGAGGCAGTGTGTGGGTGCAGGGGTGTTCTGTGGGCTCTCTTCGGTGAGCGACGATCGTGGATTTCGCCTGTTGAAGCAGACGCCTGTTTGTGCCTCCAAAGTTGGATCTGGCTCTGGGGTGCGGTCAGTGAAGAATGGCTTTGCTGTGTAGAACTGCAGCACACGTAacacagggctgtgctgctgcagcgaAGGTCAAAGCCAGAAAGCAGTTAAAGTGAAAATTCTGTTCATTAGGTGAGCTGTTTATGTAGgagctattttgtttttttaaaataaaaaagtaacacTTATTCCTGCtcattttcatgctgttttcaatattaaaaaaaaaagttatttaataaATTACCCTTCCTCATataaacttctctttctttttggtaAAGGCTGTAAAGTGGAGACGATTACCCTGAACGTGGAAGCAGTGAACACCCACCGCGACAAACCCTCTCTGAACTCAGTAAGTCTTGCTGCGTGGCTTGATGAGCTTTCTTGTTCTAAAGCTGCAGACGGGGTCAGGCTGGGCTGTGGGGCAGATTCTCGGTGGCTTTCGGCAGCATTTGAAGCTCTTggggggccgggctggctgcAATGTGCCAGTGGCTGGGAGCAGTGGagttttttctttgtctgtgCAGATTTCTTACGCCTTTTACAAGTATTCAGTGCAGGGCAAGACCATGGTGTTCTTAAGCTTTGTGTATATcagagcaggaggagatgggTCGAGTTTACCTCCCTGGAACTGAGCGTCGTCTTACAGCAGCAGTGGAAACGCTGCAGACTTTGGCTAGCTTGATTAATGAAATCCTGGCTCTCCCATGACTGAGATAACTGGCCATCTACCTTGTTCAGTAAAGCACGTAACTCCCTGCTGAGGCTGCggaagctgctgctgttgcaggtGGCAGCTTTCACAGACGCTGTTCTGCAGAGGGCCTGGTCTGTCGGGGGACGCTGCGTAGCGATTGCCTGCGATTAAAGAGCACAATCCAACTCTCTGCTTTCCTAGCTTGTGGCAAATCTAAGTGCGTCACATTCTGAGTTCTTTTGGTACATTTAGGCTTTTAGCTGCCTCTTGTCATTGTGTTTTATAAAAGAGCTGCAGGCTCCTTGTCTGGGGTATGGTTATTTTTGTGTCCTGGTGTCCCTGTGCTGAGGGACCGTAAATGAGGGGTGGAGAAGCTGGGAACCTGCATCTGTGGCCGGAGGGTTTGCAGAGCTACATCCAGCTGCCTGCAAAATGTTGCTCTGAGGATATTCAGCAAGGTTTTTGTGGCTGGTCTCACACCGGTGGTTTTCAGTCGGGCGTTTATCACTTTGCGACTTCCGTGCGACGCCTGCATTGAAATCATTGCTGCCTGCTTGGAGGAGTCGgaggctttttttgttctttgctttacTTGGGCAATGCGGCTGCTTTGGGGgagaagaaacacaaagaaaggaaagtttTCTATTTGGttatttcttcccccttcccccccttccatAAATTGattgtggggagaaaaaaagaaaataataataaaaaaatccccaaaccaaccAACTAACCAAAGCcacctaagcaaaaaaaaaaaaaaatcccaaagggaAGTAAAACTGCTAAAAAAGCAGACTTTTCCCATGGGCTCTGAGCTGGATTAACTGACAGAGCGGGTCATTTCCCACCGCTGGTGCTCGGCTGGGGAAGGCACGGAGCGGTCGTGCCGGTGCAGACCAACGCGGGGTTCACTGAGCCGCGGCCCcggctgccaggagctgggggctgcctgcgggTGGGGATGCCGGAGGCGTGTGCTGGTGTGCGATGTGATTTTTAAACTGTGGTTCCCCTTTTCATTCCTTGCAATACCCTCcatctgggagcagagcagccttCCCGCCAGCCAAACCCCTGTAAGGATGAGAAGAAACAGCTTTACGCCGCGGGCCAGCGCGGACACGGTAAAGCGCCCGCGACATTACAGCGTTGGGAGCAAACCTCTCGACCTGCTGGGGCCTTGCCCGTCCCTGGAAGCTCGAGACGGGGCCAACTGGCCGCAGCTGCAAGTCGGTGTCCAGGTGGTACCTTCCCtgtgctccccctccccaccatcACCCACCGCTGTCGGTGGTCCGCTCTGGAACACAGACCCTTCCCAGGGCCTTGAACATCGTCTCTGTTCctgcatgaaaaaaaaccccaaacccaaaagtCGCCCCATTAAACTCAAATTGTGGTGCCAGAGGCTTTAAAAATCAGGCTCCGTGCAGGCGAGTTTCCATCAGCCTAACAGGTTTTTGGTAGGGTGGTTAATTCGGGTGATATCTTTCTGGCAAAAACCTGATTGGAAAGAGTTACAAATACCTGCTTTGTCCAGATCTGGTGTTGCAGCCGGGCGTTGCTCTCGGTAGGAAATCCATGCGTCCGTGGTCTTGCCGGTGCCCGTTTCCCTGCAGGTCCCGACATCAGCAGCTGCTTGAGCACAGTTTGGGCTCTTTGGGTGCCCAGATTAAAGCAGCTTGGGTTTTGGTGCGTGGCGTTTCTGTTGGCTCAAAAAGCACGTAGGTCCTCATCAGTGTTGGATGCGAAGccctgtttgtttctttgctcatTTAAAGTTGATTCTCGGCTAAATCGGGAGTTTTTCTGTGCTTGGGGaagcgcaggcagggcaggctgctgccTGTCAGAGAAAGTGGAGGGGAGGTGTGTTGGGGGGCTTCGAGGGGGTCTTGGCTGGGCATCACTTGCAGAGACAGCCATTGCTATCAAAgcgatttaaaaataaattggataCCTTAGAGATTAATGTTTTCCAAGCCATTCAGTGAGCCCAGCTTCTTGTTCTCCTCCTGGTTAGCGGAGTAAGTGGCCAAAGAGTAAAAGAAGGGGTGGGCGATGCAGCACAGGTGAGCGTTGCTGGTGTTTCCAAACTGGGTGAAGAGCATGAGGCTTAGGCATCCCTGAAATCCCGGGGCTCAGGTGGGAGCTGAACCAGACAGGGCTTTGCAGTGGGGTGGGCTTGGGATGGAGGGTCTCAGCTGGAGAGGACCCTGACTGCCCGAGGTCTTAACTTGTGGGTGGCTCCAGCCAGGCAACCCCGGGACAGGGTAACCGTGATGTCGAAGCACTGGCAGCACTGGGATGAAGCAGGTTTAGAAGCCCTGGGTtctggggctgtgctgtgctgggaccTCTTGCCTGATCGGAGCACTGCAGAGGAGCGGCAGCGGAGTGGCTGGGCGCTGCAGCACGCCATGTCCATgccttccagcagctcctgctgtggtACAAGCCTGCCCTGAGCTCCCTGATGTGAAATCCTTGGGGTTGCTTCACTTCTTTCCtcatttgctttgctgcttttactattcttttaaaatcttctttagAATGCTCTGTGAGCCATcctgtgctgtttctttttcctttgcagccTCAAGGGGGAAATGCTTGCCTGTGAGTACCACTGAAAGCAGCTTGTATGTACTCTGTTTCGGTTTAGTAAGTAGGACTTCTCTTGAC
Protein-coding sequences here:
- the PFKFB2 gene encoding 6-phosphofructo-2-kinase/fructose-2,6-bisphosphatase 2 isoform X2, translated to MRRGAMAARDGGPTRGRAGAARGGGGKKCSWASYMTNSPTLIVMIGLPARGKTYVSKKLTRYLNWIGVPTKVFNLGVYRREAVKSYKSYDFFRHDNKEAMEIRKRCALVALEDVKAYLLEECGQIAVFDATNTTRERRDLILNFAKENAFKVFFVESVCDDPEVIAANILEVKVSSPDYPERNRENVMDDFLKRIECYKVTYQPLDPDAYDKDLSFIKVINVGQRFLVNRVQDYIQSKIVYYLMNIHVQPRTIYLCRHGESEYNLVGKIGGDSGLSPRGKQFAQALKKFIEEQEIVDLKVWTSQLKRTIQTAESLDVTYEQWKILNEIDAGVCEEMTYVEIEAKYPEEFALRDQEKYLYRYPGGESYQDLVQRLEPVIMELERQGNVLVISHQAVMRCLLAYFLDKSADKLPYLRCPLHTILKLTPVAYGCKVETITLNVEAVNTHRDKPSLNSSSLPASQTPVRMRRNSFTPRASADTVKRPRHYSVGSKPLDLLGPCPSLEARDGANWPQLQVGVQPQGGNACLEPAASVTRETLVSLSASE
- the PFKFB2 gene encoding 6-phosphofructo-2-kinase/fructose-2,6-bisphosphatase 2 isoform X3, coding for MRRGAMAARDGGPTRGRAGAARGGGGKKCSWASYMTNSPTLIVMIGLPARGKTYVSKKLTRYLNWIGVPTKVFNLGVYRREAVKSYKSYDFFRHDNKEAMEIRKRCALVALEDVKAYLLEECGQIAVFDATNTTRERRDLILNFAKENAFKVFFVESVCDDPEVIAANILEVKVSSPDYPERNRENVMDDFLKRIECYKVTYQPLDPDAYDKDLSFIKVINVGQRFLVNRVQDYIQSKIVYYLMNIHVQPRTIYLCRHGESEYNLVGKIGGDSGLSPRGKQFAQALKKFIEEQEIVDLKVWTSQLKRTIQTAESLDVTYEQWKILNEIDAGVCEEMTYVEIEAKYPEEFALRDQEKYLYRYPGGESYQDLVQRLEPVIMELERQGNVLVISHQAVMRCLLAYFLDKSADKLPYLRCPLHTILKLTPVAYGCKVETITLNVEAVNTHRDKPSLNSSSLPASQTPVRMRRNSFTPRASADTVKRPRHYSVGSKPLDLLGPCPSLEARDGANWPQLQPQGGNACLEPAASVTRETLVSLSASE
- the PFKFB2 gene encoding 6-phosphofructo-2-kinase/fructose-2,6-bisphosphatase 2 isoform X4; amino-acid sequence: MRRGAMAARDGGPTRGRAGAARGGGGKKCSWASYMTNSPTLIVMIGLPARGKTYVSKKLTRYLNWIGVPTKVFNLGVYRREAVKSYKSYDFFRHDNKEAMEIRKRCALVALEDVKAYLLEECGQIAVFDATNTTRERRDLILNFAKENAFKVFFVESVCDDPEVIAANILEVKVSSPDYPERNRENVMDDFLKRIECYKVTYQPLDPDAYDKDLSFIKVINVGQRFLVNRVQDYIQSKIVYYLMNIHVQPRTIYLCRHGESEYNLVGKIGGDSGLSPRGKQFAQALKKFIEEQEIVDLKVWTSQLKRTIQTAESLDVTYEQWKILNEIDAGVCEEMTYVEIEAKYPEEFALRDQEKYLYRYPGGESYQDLVQRLEPVIMELERQGNVLVISHQAVMRCLLAYFLDKSADKLPYLRCPLHTILKLTPVAYGCKVETITLNVEAVNTHRDKPSLNSRMAGLTV
- the PFKFB2 gene encoding 6-phosphofructo-2-kinase/fructose-2,6-bisphosphatase 2 isoform X1, whose translation is MRRGAMAARDGGPTRGRAGAARGGGGKKCSWASYMTNSPTLIVMIGLPARGKTYVSKKLTRYLNWIGVPTKVFNLGVYRREAVKSYKSYDFFRHDNKEAMEIRKRCALVALEDVKAYLLEECGQIAVFDATNTTRERRDLILNFAKENAFKVFFVESVCDDPEVIAANILEVKVSSPDYPERNRENVMDDFLKRIECYKVTYQPLDPDAYDKDLSFIKVINVGQRFLVNRVQDYIQSKIVYYLMNIHVQPRTIYLCRHGESEYNLVGKIGGDSGLSPRGKQFAQALKKFIEEQEIVDLKVWTSQLKRTIQTAESLDVTYEQWKILNEIDAGVCEEMTYVEIEAKYPEEFALRDQEKYLYRYPGGESYQDLVQRLEPVIMELERQGNVLVISHQAVMRCLLAYFLDKSADKLPYLRCPLHTILKLTPVAYGCKVETITLNVEAVNTHRDKPSLNSSSLPASQTPVRMRRNSFTPRASADTVKRPRHYSVGSKPLDLLGPCPSLEARDGANWPQLQVGVQVVPSLCSPSPPSPTAVGGPLWNTDPSQGLEHRLCSCMKKNPKPKSRPIKLKLWCQRL